One genomic segment of Profundibacter amoris includes these proteins:
- the dxs gene encoding 1-deoxy-D-xylulose-5-phosphate synthase, translating to MSDRPDTPMLDRVTVPADLKTLSDRELAQLADELRAEVISAVSVTGGHLGAGLGVVELTVALHAVFDTPRDRLIWDVGHQCYPHKVLTGRRDRIRTLRQESGLSGFTKRAESPYDPFGAGHSSTSISAALGFAVARDLGGAPEHGIGDAIAVIGDGAMSAGMAYEAMNNAGHLKKRMFVILNDNEMSIAPPVGAMSAYLSRLYAGEPFQELKSAAKGAVSLLPPPFKEGAKRAKEMLKSMTVGGTLFEELGFSYVGPIDGHDLDQLLPLLRTVKDRATGPMLIHVLTKKGKGYAPAETARDKGHATAQFNVVTGEQKKAPGNAPSYTRVFADALLQQAAEDDKICAVTAAMPDGTGLNLFAERYPSRCFDVGIAEQHGVTFSAALAAGGMKPFCTMYSTFLQRGYDQVVHDVAVQRLPVRFAIDRAGLVGADGPTHAGIYDIAFLANLPGFVVMAAADEAELVHMVATAAAIDDHPSAFRFPRGEGVGVELPERGVPLEIGKGRIISEGTRVAILSFGTRLSEVQKAAESLAAKGITPTIADARFAKPLDREMILQLAAGHEALITIEEGAIGGFGSHVAQLLADEGVFDVGLKFRSMVFPDTFIDHASPAAMYAAAAMNAPDIEAKVLDVLGIADLSSRRA from the coding sequence ATGAGCGACCGCCCCGATACCCCGATGCTTGACCGTGTTACGGTTCCCGCAGACCTGAAAACCCTGTCCGACCGCGAGCTGGCGCAACTGGCCGACGAATTGCGGGCCGAAGTGATTTCTGCCGTGTCTGTCACCGGCGGCCATCTGGGGGCTGGGCTGGGCGTGGTGGAACTGACCGTGGCGCTGCATGCGGTGTTCGACACCCCGCGTGACCGGCTGATCTGGGACGTGGGCCACCAGTGTTACCCGCACAAGGTGCTGACAGGGCGGCGTGACCGCATCCGCACCCTGCGACAGGAAAGCGGGCTGTCGGGTTTCACCAAACGCGCGGAATCCCCTTATGACCCGTTTGGCGCGGGCCACAGTTCGACCTCGATTTCCGCCGCCCTTGGCTTTGCCGTGGCGCGGGATCTGGGCGGCGCGCCGGAACACGGCATTGGCGATGCAATAGCGGTAATTGGCGACGGGGCAATGTCTGCCGGCATGGCCTATGAGGCGATGAACAACGCGGGTCATCTGAAGAAACGCATGTTCGTGATCCTGAACGATAACGAAATGTCCATCGCCCCGCCGGTTGGCGCGATGTCGGCTTACCTTTCGCGCCTTTATGCAGGCGAGCCGTTTCAGGAATTGAAATCTGCCGCCAAGGGCGCGGTCAGCCTGTTGCCCCCACCCTTTAAGGAAGGGGCCAAGCGCGCCAAGGAAATGCTGAAATCCATGACCGTCGGCGGCACCCTGTTCGAGGAGCTGGGCTTTTCCTATGTCGGCCCGATCGACGGGCATGATCTGGACCAGTTGCTGCCGCTGCTGCGCACCGTCAAGGACCGCGCCACAGGGCCGATGCTGATCCATGTGCTGACCAAAAAGGGCAAGGGCTATGCCCCCGCCGAAACCGCGCGTGACAAGGGCCACGCAACCGCCCAGTTCAACGTGGTCACCGGCGAGCAGAAAAAAGCCCCCGGCAACGCCCCCAGCTATACCCGCGTGTTTGCCGACGCTTTGTTGCAGCAGGCCGCCGAAGATGACAAGATTTGCGCTGTGACCGCCGCGATGCCCGACGGCACGGGGCTGAACCTGTTTGCCGAACGCTATCCCAGTCGCTGCTTTGATGTAGGGATTGCCGAACAGCACGGGGTGACCTTTTCAGCGGCCTTGGCCGCAGGCGGAATGAAACCGTTTTGCACGATGTATTCGACCTTCCTGCAACGGGGCTATGACCAGGTGGTACATGACGTGGCGGTGCAACGCCTGCCCGTGCGCTTTGCCATTGACCGCGCCGGACTTGTGGGCGCCGATGGCCCGACCCATGCGGGTATTTACGACATTGCCTTTCTGGCCAACCTGCCCGGTTTCGTAGTGATGGCCGCCGCGGACGAGGCCGAGCTGGTGCATATGGTCGCCACCGCCGCCGCGATTGACGATCACCCCAGCGCCTTCCGTTTCCCGCGTGGCGAAGGGGTGGGGGTGGAACTGCCCGAACGCGGCGTGCCGCTGGAAATCGGCAAGGGGCGGATTATTTCCGAAGGGACTCGCGTTGCGATCCTGTCCTTCGGCACCCGGTTGTCCGAGGTGCAGAAGGCCGCTGAATCGCTGGCCGCCAAGGGGATTACCCCGACCATTGCCGACGCCCGTTTCGCCAAGCCGCTGGACCGTGAAATGATCCTGCAACTGGCCGCCGGTCACGAGGCCCTGATCACCATCGAGGAAGGTGCCATCGGTGGTTTCGGCAGCCATGTGGCCCAACTTCTGGCCGATGAAGGCGTGTTTGATGTGGGTCTGAAATTCCGCAGCATGGTGTTCCCCGATACTTTCATCGACCACGCCAGCCCCGCCGCGATGTATGCCGCCGCCGCGATGAACGCGCCGGATATCGAGGCAAAGGTGCTGGATGTTCTGGGCATTGCCGATCTGTCCAGCCGTCGTGCCTGA
- a CDS encoding polyprenyl synthetase family protein, which produces MFARSLNDAAGQIGICLQQLMAPLGDLPVVQAMRYATSGGKRLRGFLVLETARLHGVDAARALYPAAAVEMLHAYSLVHDDLPCMDDDDLRRGQPTVHVKWDQATAVLAGDALQTLAFETLTRTEVSGDPLVRLELVATLARASGAQGMVLGQALDIAAETAPHPLTLPEITHLQDGKTGALIRWSAEAGAMMAGADVKPMRDYATALGLAFQIADDILDVEGDAAKAGKRLGKDAEAGKATFVSLLGLDGAKARAAELVDQAQAALAPFGAKADTLRQAARFVIARDK; this is translated from the coding sequence ATGTTTGCCAGATCACTGAACGACGCGGCAGGGCAAATCGGCATCTGCCTGCAACAGCTTATGGCACCGCTGGGCGATCTGCCTGTGGTGCAGGCGATGCGTTATGCCACTTCCGGCGGCAAACGGCTGCGGGGGTTTCTGGTGCTGGAAACGGCGCGGCTGCACGGGGTGGACGCGGCGCGGGCGCTGTATCCGGCGGCGGCTGTGGAAATGCTGCACGCCTATTCGCTGGTGCATGACGATCTGCCCTGCATGGATGACGACGATCTGCGCCGTGGCCAGCCCACGGTGCATGTGAAATGGGATCAGGCCACGGCGGTTCTGGCGGGGGATGCGCTGCAAACGCTGGCGTTTGAAACCCTGACCCGCACCGAGGTCTCGGGTGATCCCTTGGTGCGGCTGGAACTGGTGGCGACACTGGCGCGAGCCTCGGGTGCGCAGGGGATGGTGCTCGGACAGGCGCTGGACATTGCTGCCGAAACCGCCCCCCATCCGCTGACTTTGCCGGAAATCACCCACCTGCAAGACGGCAAAACCGGCGCACTGATCCGCTGGTCCGCCGAGGCCGGCGCGATGATGGCGGGCGCGGATGTGAAACCGATGCGCGACTATGCAACCGCGCTGGGTCTGGCCTTCCAGATCGCCGACGATATTCTGGATGTCGAGGGCGACGCGGCCAAGGCCGGCAAACGGCTGGGCAAGGACGCGGAGGCGGGCAAGGCCACCTTTGTTTCCCTGCTGGGGCTGGACGGGGCCAAGGCGCGCGCGGCGGAACTGGTGGATCAGGCGCAGGCGGCTCTTGCACCTTTTGGCGCAAAGGCAGATACTCTGCGTCAGGCCGCGCGGTTCGTCATTGCGCGGGATAAGTGA
- a CDS encoding exodeoxyribonuclease VII small subunit, producing MSDKPVDKMSFEEAMAALEAVVGQLERGDVPLEESIKLYERGAELKKRCEAKLKEAEEKVAAITLGEDGQPTGTKPVEGL from the coding sequence ATGAGCGACAAACCGGTAGACAAGATGAGCTTTGAAGAGGCAATGGCAGCACTTGAGGCCGTTGTGGGCCAGCTTGAGCGCGGAGACGTGCCGCTTGAGGAATCGATCAAGCTGTATGAACGCGGGGCCGAGTTGAAGAAACGCTGCGAGGCCAAGCTGAAGGAAGCCGAAGAAAAGGTTGCCGCGATCACGCTGGGCGAAGACGGGCAGCCAACGGGGACAAAGCCGGTCGAAGGGCTGTAA
- a CDS encoding histone deacetylase family protein translates to MSTVFITHNDCLSHITPPGHPEQVARLEHVQQALSAPEFVNLQREDAPLAEDSHILLAHPAAHIKRVRDAAPTEGTVSLDPDTHMSAGSLTAALRGVGANIRAVEMVMNGEVNNAFCGIRPPGHHAEQEKPMGFCLFGNVAIAAKHALENCGARRVAIVDFDVHHGNGTQSLLWDESRALFCSSHQMPLYPGTGAATETGAFDNVLNYPLPEGCTTATLQAAYDGEIFPAIEAFKPDLILVSAGFDAHRADPLAGLMWEVEDFVWLTNRICDVADKVCEGRIVSTLEGGYDLDALAASVAAHVKVLMERGG, encoded by the coding sequence ATGAGCACAGTTTTTATCACTCACAACGATTGCCTGTCACACATCACGCCCCCCGGTCATCCCGAGCAGGTGGCACGGCTGGAACATGTGCAACAGGCCCTGAGCGCGCCGGAATTCGTTAATTTGCAGCGCGAGGACGCCCCGCTGGCAGAGGACAGCCACATCCTGCTGGCCCATCCGGCGGCACATATCAAACGGGTGCGCGATGCCGCCCCGACCGAAGGCACAGTATCACTGGACCCCGACACACATATGTCTGCTGGCTCGCTGACTGCGGCGTTACGGGGTGTAGGGGCGAATATCCGCGCGGTGGAAATGGTGATGAATGGCGAGGTGAATAACGCCTTTTGTGGCATCCGCCCGCCCGGCCACCACGCGGAACAGGAAAAACCGATGGGGTTCTGCCTGTTCGGCAATGTCGCCATTGCCGCAAAACACGCGCTGGAAAACTGCGGGGCCCGACGGGTGGCCATCGTCGATTTCGACGTGCATCACGGCAATGGCACCCAGTCCCTGCTGTGGGACGAATCCCGCGCCCTGTTCTGCTCCAGCCACCAGATGCCGCTTTACCCCGGCACCGGTGCCGCCACCGAAACCGGTGCCTTTGACAATGTATTGAACTACCCCCTGCCCGAGGGCTGTACCACCGCCACCCTGCAAGCCGCCTATGACGGCGAAATCTTTCCGGCAATCGAGGCCTTCAAACCCGACCTGATCCTTGTATCCGCCGGATTTGACGCCCACCGCGCTGACCCGCTGGCCGGTCTGATGTGGGAGGTCGAGGATTTTGTCTGGCTGACAAACCGCATTTGCGATGTGGCCGACAAGGTTTGCGAGGGGCGCATTGTCTCGACATTGGAAGGCGGATATGATCTGGACGCATTGGCGGCCTCGGTGGCTGCACATGTAAAGGTTTTGATGGAGCGCGGCGGATGA
- a CDS encoding helix-turn-helix domain-containing protein encodes MRDSDIPAIRTLELFREMSDESFAELVRGAYVQNFPPNMELIVEGDPCDFLHIVVDGSVELFANWNERETAMTILREGATFILAAAIRDAPNLMSARTLERSRIIMVPAEDVRAVFQKDHDFARAIVQELAYCYRGVIKGVKGLKLRTSIERLANYLLKLQKKMGGGDKFELPIEKRRLASILGMTPENLSRAIKALRPYGLIIDGQNIEITKPDDLKKLAKPTPLIDDPRS; translated from the coding sequence ATGCGCGACAGTGATATTCCCGCGATTCGAACGCTTGAGCTTTTCCGCGAAATGTCGGACGAAAGCTTTGCCGAACTGGTGCGCGGAGCATATGTTCAGAACTTTCCACCCAATATGGAATTGATCGTCGAAGGAGATCCTTGCGACTTTTTGCATATCGTTGTGGATGGCTCGGTCGAACTGTTTGCCAACTGGAATGAACGCGAAACCGCGATGACGATCCTGCGCGAAGGGGCGACGTTTATTCTGGCGGCTGCCATTCGTGACGCGCCGAACCTGATGTCGGCCCGCACGCTGGAACGATCCCGCATTATCATGGTGCCCGCCGAAGACGTGCGTGCCGTATTCCAGAAAGACCATGATTTCGCCCGCGCGATCGTGCAGGAACTGGCCTATTGCTATCGCGGTGTGATCAAAGGTGTGAAGGGGCTAAAGCTGCGCACCTCGATTGAACGTCTGGCAAATTACCTCCTCAAGTTGCAAAAAAAGATGGGCGGCGGCGACAAATTCGAACTGCCGATCGAAAAGCGCCGCCTGGCATCTATTCTGGGGATGACACCGGAAAACCTGTCGCGCGCGATTAAAGCGTTGCGGCCTTACGGGTTGATTATTGACGGGCAGAATATCGAAATTACGAAACCGGATGACCTAAAAAAGCTGGCCAAACCAACACCGCTGATTGACGATCCCAGAAGCTAG
- a CDS encoding MFS transporter, with product MAFTVCFAVWTIFSIIGVKIKQDLGLSETQFGLLVATPVLTGSLSRIFLGIWTDQFGGRIMLPLQMLVTAISVWLLASVHTYAVFLMAALGLGLAGGSFIIGIAYVSRWFEAEKQGTALGIFGAGNVGAAVTNFAAPFLVVAYGWEDTARIYAVVLVIMAIVFYIFAKEDPVRKMQKETGAKPVSALKQLEPLKNMQVWRFATYYFFVFGAFVAFASFLPRYYVGAYGVALTSAGVFAGMYSLPGSIFRALGGWMSDVWGARYVMYLTFGVSLVVLFVMSYPETTYIVEGIPHEDGSPNLIEFSFGIPLYLFVFLTVILGFVMSLGKAAVYKHIPVYFPHNVGAVGGLVGMIGGLGGFVLPIAFGILLDVFQVWSVVFMLMFIIVAISMIWMHLAIRSMDRKAHPELTKNTHLSDVPH from the coding sequence TTGGCTTTTACAGTTTGTTTTGCCGTTTGGACGATTTTCTCGATTATCGGTGTTAAAATTAAACAAGATCTGGGCCTGTCCGAAACCCAGTTCGGCCTTTTGGTCGCGACACCTGTTCTGACAGGTTCGCTCAGCCGCATCTTTCTGGGGATCTGGACCGACCAGTTCGGGGGCCGCATCATGCTGCCGCTGCAAATGCTGGTCACAGCGATTTCGGTCTGGTTGCTGGCATCGGTTCATACATATGCTGTGTTCCTGATGGCGGCCCTCGGGCTGGGTTTGGCCGGTGGTTCGTTCATCATCGGGATTGCCTATGTGTCCCGCTGGTTCGAGGCCGAGAAACAGGGCACCGCACTGGGCATCTTCGGGGCCGGTAACGTCGGCGCGGCTGTTACCAACTTTGCCGCACCTTTCCTTGTGGTTGCATACGGCTGGGAAGACACTGCACGCATCTACGCTGTGGTTCTGGTGATCATGGCCATTGTTTTCTACATCTTCGCCAAGGAAGATCCGGTTCGCAAAATGCAGAAAGAAACCGGTGCAAAGCCCGTTTCGGCCCTGAAGCAGCTGGAGCCGCTGAAAAATATGCAGGTCTGGCGTTTTGCCACCTACTATTTCTTTGTGTTCGGTGCGTTCGTGGCATTCGCTTCATTCCTGCCGCGTTACTATGTCGGTGCCTACGGTGTCGCGCTGACTTCGGCGGGTGTGTTCGCCGGTATGTATTCACTGCCTGGCTCGATCTTTCGCGCGTTGGGCGGCTGGATGTCCGATGTCTGGGGCGCACGTTATGTGATGTATCTGACCTTCGGCGTGTCGCTGGTTGTGCTTTTTGTCATGAGCTATCCTGAAACTACCTATATCGTCGAAGGCATCCCGCATGAAGACGGTTCCCCCAATCTGATCGAGTTCAGCTTTGGTATTCCGCTTTACCTGTTTGTGTTCCTGACCGTGATCCTTGGCTTTGTGATGAGTTTGGGCAAGGCGGCTGTTTACAAACACATCCCCGTATATTTCCCGCACAACGTAGGCGCTGTTGGCGGTCTGGTCGGGATGATCGGCGGTCTGGGCGGGTTTGTTCTGCCGATTGCCTTTGGCATCCTGCTGGATGTGTTTCAGGTCTGGTCGGTCGTGTTCATGCTGATGTTCATCATCGTGGCCATCAGCATGATCTGGATGCATCTGGCGATCCGCTCGATGGATCGCAAGGCACATCCGGAACTGACAAAGAACACCCACCTGTCAGACGTTCCGCACTAA
- a CDS encoding MFS transporter: protein MGQDIRNWDIEDEGYWASTGKSIATRNLWISIPSLLIGFAVWLYWGIITVQMINLGFPFEKSQLFTLGAIAGLTGATLRIPSTFFIRIAGGRNTIVFTTALLMIPALGTGLALMDPNTPLWKFQLLAFLSGIGGGNFASSMSNISFFYPKKVQGYALGMNAGLGNFGVTTMQILIPLVMTVGIFGGPSRTLVNTSGTLIGKIPAGTETYIQNAGFIWLVFLIPLAIIGWFGMNNIRDEHVSPDIPNPIGAFATITGMLLVGFVTAAFGLWLMLPAVPGGLPTSGLMVSKWIVLPIVIALTVILLKMIPGAVGQNLTRQYKIFGNKHTWAMTVIYTMTFGSFIGYAATFALAIKVVFGFQHVMVDGVMTHNTVNDLGPSALMYAWMGPFIGALIRPVGGMIADKMGGAKVTQIISVVMVASALGVAYFLKLAYASATPQDYFLPFMILFLILFAATGLGNGSTFRTIAVVFNKEQAGPVLGWTSAVAAYGAFIIPKVFGEQIKATTPEYALYGFAIFYGVCIAINWWFYLRPGAYVKNP from the coding sequence TTGGGACAAGATATCAGAAACTGGGACATCGAGGACGAGGGCTATTGGGCCTCGACCGGCAAGTCCATCGCAACACGGAATCTGTGGATTTCGATCCCCAGCCTGCTGATCGGCTTTGCTGTCTGGCTGTATTGGGGGATTATCACGGTTCAGATGATCAACCTCGGTTTTCCGTTTGAAAAATCGCAATTGTTCACCTTGGGCGCGATTGCCGGTCTGACCGGTGCGACCCTGCGGATCCCGTCAACATTCTTTATCCGCATCGCGGGCGGGCGGAATACTATTGTTTTCACCACCGCTTTGCTGATGATCCCTGCACTGGGCACCGGTCTGGCGCTGATGGATCCGAACACACCGCTTTGGAAGTTCCAGTTGCTGGCCTTCCTGTCCGGTATCGGGGGTGGCAACTTTGCCTCTTCGATGTCGAACATTTCCTTCTTTTATCCTAAAAAAGTGCAGGGTTATGCGCTGGGCATGAATGCGGGGCTGGGCAACTTCGGTGTGACCACTATGCAGATCCTGATCCCGCTGGTTATGACTGTGGGCATTTTTGGTGGACCAAGCCGCACACTGGTGAATACTTCGGGCACATTGATCGGGAAAATTCCGGCCGGCACCGAAACCTATATCCAGAACGCGGGTTTTATCTGGCTGGTGTTCCTGATCCCGTTGGCCATTATTGGCTGGTTCGGGATGAACAACATCCGTGACGAACATGTTTCGCCCGACATTCCAAACCCGATCGGGGCCTTTGCCACCATCACCGGCATGTTGCTGGTGGGTTTTGTGACCGCGGCCTTTGGTCTGTGGCTGATGCTGCCTGCTGTACCCGGTGGTCTGCCGACTTCGGGTCTGATGGTGTCCAAATGGATCGTGCTGCCGATCGTGATTGCACTGACGGTAATCCTGCTGAAAATGATCCCCGGCGCGGTTGGCCAAAACCTGACACGCCAGTACAAGATTTTCGGCAACAAGCACACCTGGGCCATGACCGTGATCTACACCATGACCTTTGGCTCATTTATCGGTTACGCCGCCACATTTGCGCTGGCCATCAAAGTTGTCTTTGGTTTCCAGCATGTGATGGTTGACGGGGTGATGACGCATAACACTGTGAACGATCTTGGCCCCTCGGCCCTGATGTATGCCTGGATGGGTCCGTTCATCGGCGCCCTGATCCGCCCCGTTGGCGGTATGATTGCCGACAAGATGGGCGGCGCGAAAGTGACGCAAATCATTTCGGTTGTGATGGTCGCGTCGGCGCTGGGTGTGGCTTACTTCCTGAAACTGGCTTATGCTTCGGCGACACCGCAGGACTACTTCCTGCCGTTCATGATCCTGTTCCTGATCCTGTTTGCAGCCACCGGTCTCGGCAACGGCTCGACCTTCCGCACCATCGCGGTTGTGTTCAACAAGGAACAGGCCGGACCCGTACTGGGCTGGACCTCGGCTGTGGCTGCCTATGGTGCCTTCATCATCCCCAAAGTGTTCGGGGAACAGATCAAGGCAACCACACCTGAATACGCCCTGTATGGTTTTGCCATCTTCTATGGTGTCTGTATCGCCATCAACTGGTGGTTCTACCTGCGCCCCGGCGCCTATGTGAAGAACCCGTAA